From one Rhodamnia argentea isolate NSW1041297 chromosome 1, ASM2092103v1, whole genome shotgun sequence genomic stretch:
- the LOC115745176 gene encoding histone H3-lysine(4) N-trimethyltransferase ATX1 encodes MAFPARQSEATEEDTNVDAHTATPVRYLSLDDVYSATTPNLTARGSSALMSKKIKARKLPSISDQSDGPEVEIDRVDDHPINGDCKGNDSGTLSFRRHHLKGNVPLVRVYSRRSERPICNTDYPTMLDRLIARAEAESRLPIKTEFCDDFEMDEGINFSKSKSEISPHKKRKCGSGELAKLGVRSNDLHNMGGPRLRENRKPNSNSYCDQRKRKKRDSSVGDNVKGLPTKKRWVRLSLDDADPKIFIGLQCKVFWPLDTDWYPGSILGYDSETNKHHVKYEDGDKEDLVLVNEKIKFYLSPNEVRQLNLKYSIKSMDSDACDYEEMVVLAASLDDCQEPEPGDIVWAKLTGHAMWPGLVVDDSHISAHGILKKTSVGRSVSVQFFGTHDFARLRTKQVISFLRGLLSSLHLKCKKPRFVRALEEAKTYLSEQKLPRRMLLLQSGRTTDGCGTASDEDGESGDSAEDCMSNENGQRKLEGLGTLPYVLGDLQVISLGKIVRDSEFFQDGKYIWPEGYTAVRKFTSIKDPRVRASYKMEVLRNPELKIRPLFRVTLDSGEQFKGSTPSACWDKIYKRLKKACSSLADGAEAGVETMFKRGSDMFGFSNPKVAKLIQCLSKSRHLTKFSMSKLASGKFRDFPVGYRPVRVEWKDLDKCNVCHMDEEYANNLFLQCDKCRMMVHAKCYGELEPVDGVLWLCNLCHPGAPDPLPPCCLCPVIGGAMKPTTDGRWAHLACAMWIPETCLSDVKRMEPIDGISRINKDRWKLLCSICGVQYGACIQCSNNTCRVAYHPLCARAAGLCVELEDEERLHLLSIDDEDEEHCIRLLSFCKKHRQPSNERPALDEHINQVERQCSNYDPPSNPSGCARCEPYSSFGRRGRKEPEALAAASLKRLFVENQPYLVGGYSQHLLAGLPSNGVVVSKYSSRLHKLGSHQVDTSDSVSSMAEKYKFMRQTFRKRLAFGKSGIHGFGIFAKQPHRAGDMVIEYTGELVRPPIADRRENFIYNSLVGAGTYMFRIDDERVIDATRAGSIAHLINHSCEPNCYSRVISVNGDEHIIIFAKRDIERWEELTYDYRFFSIDEQLACYCGFPGCRGVVNDTEAEEQAAKLHVPRSDLVEWKGD; translated from the exons ATGGCTTTTCCGGCGAGACAATCGGAAGCTACGGAAGAGGACACCAACGTTGACGCGCACACGGCGACGCCAGTTCGCTACCTCTCGCTGGACGACGTCTACTCGGCCACGACGCCCAACCTGACCGCCAGGGGATCGTCCGCGCTGATGTCGAAGAAGATTAAGGCCCGCAAGCTCCCCTCCATCAGCGATCAGTCGGATGGGCCTGAAGTTGAGATCGACCGGGTCGATGACCACCCAATTAATGGGGACTGCAAGGGTAACGACAGTGGCACTCTCAGTTTTCGCAGGCATCACTTGAAAGGTAACGTGCCGCTCGTCCGTGTGTACTCTCGGCGCTCTGAACGACCCATTTGCAATACGGATTATCCCACAATGTTGGATAGATTGATTGCTCGTGCGGAAGCCGAATCGAGATTGCCTATAAAGACAGaattttgtgatgattttgaaatggacgAGGGCATTAATTTCTCTAAATCCAAGTCCGAAATCTCGCCCCACAAGAAGAGGAAATGTGGCAGTGGCGAGCTCGCAAAATTGGGAGTTCGCTCAAATGACTTGCACAATATGGGTGGACCTCGGTTGAGAGAGAATCGGAAGCCTAATAGCAACAGTTACTGTGACCAGCGAAAGAGGAAGAAACGTGACTCTAGTGTCGGAGACAATGTTAAAGGTTTGCCCACAAAGAAAAGATGGGTGAG GTTGTCTTTAGACGACGCCGATCCTAAAATCTTCATTGGTTTGCAATGCAAG GTTTTTTGGCCATTGGATACAGATTGGTACCCGGGCAGTATTCTGGGGTACGATTCGGAGACAAACAAACATCAT GTCAAGTATGAGGATGGAGATAAGGAAGATTTAGTTCTTGTGAATGAGAAGATCAAATTTTATTTGTCTCCCAATGAGGTGCGGCAGTTGAACCTGAAATACAGCATTAAAAGTATGGATTCTGATGCATGTGATTATGAAGAGATGGTCGTGTTAGCTGCCAGCTTGGATGATTGCCAAGAGCCTGAACCTGGGGATATTGTATGGGCTAAGCTCACTG GTCATGCAATGTGGCCTGGGCTTGTTGTGGACGATTCCCACATAAGTGCTCATGGGATTTTAAAGAAAACTTCTGTTGGCAGATCAGTTTCTGTTCAATTTTTTGGTACCCATGATTTTGCAAG GCTTAGGACAAAGCAGGTTATTTCCTTTCTCAGAgggcttctttcttctttgcactTGAAATGCAAGAAACCTCGCTTCGTTAGAGCTCTAGAAGAAGCAAAAAC ATATCTGAGTGAACAAAAGCTACCCAGAAGAATGCTTCTGCTGCAGAGTGGCCGTACTACTGATGGTTGTGGAACTGCTAGtgatgaagatggagaaagTGGAGATTCGGCTGAAGACTGCATGAGCAATGAAAATGGCCAAAGAAAACTGGAGGGCCTTGGGACCCTTCCATATGTACTGGGAGATCTGCAAGTAATTAGCCTTG GAAAGATCGTGAGGGACTCAGAATTCTTTCAAGATGGAAAGTACATCTGGCCAGAAGGATATACTGCCGTGAGGAAGTTTACTTCAATTAAGG ATCCAAGGGTTCGTGCTTCATATAAAATGGAGGTGTTGAGAAACCCCGAGTTGAAGATCCGACCTCTATTTAGAGTAACTTTAGATAGTGGAGAGCAG TTTAAAGGGTCCACACCATCAGCCTGCTGGGATAAGATCTACAAAAGATTGAAGAAGGCATGTAGCAGTTTGGCTGATGGTGCTGAAGCTGGTGTGGAAACGATGTTCAAACGTGGCTCAGATATGTTTGGTTTCTCTAATCCTAAAGTAGCAAAACTCATACAG TGTTTATCAAAATCCAGACATTTGACAAAGTTCTCTATGAGCAAATTAGCTTCTGGAAAATTTAGAGATTTCCCAGTTGGATATAGACCCGTTCGTGTTGAGTGGAAAGACCTTGACAAATGCAATGTTTGTCATATGGATGAG GAGTATGCAAACAATCTTTTCCTCCAGTGCGATAAGTGCAGAATGATG GTTCATGCTAAATGCTATGGAGAGTTAGAGCCTGTAGACGGTGTACTATGGTTATGCAATCTATGTCACCCGGGGGCTCCTGATCCTTTGCCTCCATGCTGTCTTTGCCCAGTTATAG GGGGTGCTATGAAACCCACGACTGATGGACGATGGGCTCATTTAGCTTGTGCTATGTGGATACCGG AAACTTGCTTGTCGGATGTGAAGAGAATGGAGCCTATTGATGGTATCAGTAGAATTAATAAG GATCGCTGGAAGCTGTTGTGCAGCATCTGTGGAGTACAATATGGCGCCTGTATCCAA TGCTCAAACAATACTTGTCGAGTAGCATATCATCCACTGTGTGCAAGAGCAGCTGGTCTTTGTGTTGAG CTTGAGGATGAGGAAAGACTTCATCTTCTTTCaatagatgatgaagatgaagaacacTGCATTCGTCTTCTCTCTTTCTGCAAGAAGCACAGACAGCCATCAAATGAGCGTCCTGCTTTGGACGAGCACATCAATCAAGTTGAGCGTCAATGTTCTAACTACGACCCTCCCTCTAACCCATCTGGATGTGCTCGTTGTG AGCCTTACAGCTCTTTTGGGAGAAGAGGACGGAAAGAACCTGAAGCACTTGCTGCTGCATCTTTGAAACGCCTTTTTGTTGAGAACCAGCCTTACTTGGTCGGTGGATACAGTCAACATTTATTGGCAGGCTTGCCTTCCAATGGAGTTGTTGTCTCCAAGTACTCATCTCGCCTTCACAAATTAGGGTCCCATCAAGTTGATACCTCTGATAGCGTATCTTCTATGGCGGAGAAGTATAAATTCATGAGGCAGACCTTTAGAAAGAGATTAGCATTTG GGAAATCAGGAATACATGGATTTGGTATCTTTGCTAAGCAACCACACAGGGCAGGTGACATG GTTATTGAGTACACAGGTGAACTAGTTCGACCACCTATAGCCGAcagaagagaaaatttcatatacaaTTCACTGGTG GGTGCTGGGACATACATGTTCCGAATCGATGATGAACGAGTTATTGACGCCACAAGAGCAGGAAGCATTGCTCATCTGATTAATCATTCGTGTGAA CCGAATTGTTATTCTAGAGTCATAAGTGTCAATGGTGATGAGCACATAATTATCTTTGCCAAAAGGGATATTGAAAGATGGGAAGAGCTCACGTATGATTACCG GTTTTTCTCAATTGACGAACAATTAGCTTGTTACTGTGGCTTCCCTGGATGTCGTGGGGTTGTCAATGACACTGAAGCGGAGGAGCAAGCAGCAAAGCTCCATGTGCCTCGCAGTGATTTGGTTGAGTGGAAAGGAGATTGA